The following are encoded together in the Leuconostoc mesenteroides subsp. mesenteroides ATCC 8293 genome:
- a CDS encoding HK97 gp10 family phage protein, whose product MELDDALDQWLRNVNKLVPNVKQRQKITLVGAEVYKTRLHDITKAKHYDENHKDTSQVTHLADSIEVSGTNIDYIRDGTSLVGFTKKGINHGRIARILNDGTKFIPGDHFVEDARRSSRQAVLAAQYAEYQRLLKGGN is encoded by the coding sequence ATGGAACTTGATGATGCTTTAGATCAATGGCTACGTAATGTGAACAAATTAGTTCCTAACGTTAAGCAGAGACAAAAGATTACGTTAGTTGGAGCGGAAGTATACAAGACAAGGCTCCATGATATTACTAAAGCCAAACATTATGATGAAAATCATAAAGACACTAGCCAGGTAACTCACTTGGCTGATTCAATTGAAGTTTCTGGAACAAATATTGATTACATTCGTGATGGTACCTCATTAGTTGGTTTTACTAAAAAAGGTATAAACCATGGTCGTATAGCAAGAATATTAAATGATGGGACAAAATTTATTCCAGGTGATCACTTTGTTGAAGATGCTAGGCGTAGTTCTCGACAAGCTGTGTTAGCGGCTCAATATGCTGAATATCAACGACTTTTGAAAGGTGGTAATTGA
- a CDS encoding HNH endonuclease, which yields MARVKICRKPDCHNTIPYTQENPYCEIHKAMYRPKPEFKPKSSYERKRQQREYNANKRDKEANEFYHNKTWKHLSAGLKQQAMFTCECCGRTSTTKGYLVVDHIIPRKIDKRKQLDKDNLWVICKRCHWYKGMLEDDVYTDGLFLENIDTSKSWCKDEVRQWILDSIKRHDERKDD from the coding sequence ATGGCTAGAGTAAAGATATGTCGTAAGCCTGACTGTCACAATACCATACCTTATACACAGGAAAATCCATACTGTGAGATACACAAGGCAATGTATCGACCTAAGCCAGAGTTCAAACCTAAGTCATCTTATGAACGTAAGCGACAACAACGTGAGTACAACGCTAACAAGCGTGACAAAGAAGCCAATGAGTTCTACCACAATAAGACGTGGAAGCATCTATCAGCAGGACTCAAGCAACAAGCTATGTTCACATGTGAATGTTGTGGACGTACAAGTACAACCAAAGGTTACTTAGTTGTAGACCATATCATCCCCAGAAAGATAGATAAGCGTAAGCAACTGGATAAGGATAATCTATGGGTGATATGCAAGAGGTGTCATTGGTACAAAGGTATGCTTGAAGATGATGTCTATACTGATGGCTTATTCCTAGAGAACATAGATACTAGCAAGTCATGGTGTAAGGATGAAGTAAGACAATGGATACTTGATTCAATTAAACGTCATGATGAAAGGAAAGATGATTGA
- a CDS encoding head maturation protease, ClpP-related — MKLDIKGMITNDDDAEIYRDWLGMTVTSPTDILGNLPTDGSDLEIGINSGGGEVDAANEIYTALRNYPGKVITQIESSAYSAASIIAMAGDTVQISPVAQLMIHNASTYAGGNHNDLDKTSNALKSTDKAIAKAYSVKTGRPVDEFLALMDKETWINADDALELGLVDEVMTFEKEPVTNSVNNVLPRKIINRIKDLVGENQKLKTNATDSQPSEHDKLVQAKLAILRK; from the coding sequence ATGAAGTTAGATATTAAAGGCATGATCACTAATGATGATGATGCAGAAATATATCGTGATTGGTTAGGCATGACTGTTACCTCACCAACTGATATTTTAGGCAACTTACCTACTGATGGTTCTGATTTAGAAATTGGAATTAATTCAGGAGGCGGAGAAGTTGATGCTGCGAATGAAATTTACACAGCGTTACGAAATTACCCTGGTAAAGTTATTACGCAAATTGAAAGTTCAGCTTATAGTGCTGCATCGATTATTGCAATGGCTGGTGATACTGTTCAAATTTCGCCAGTTGCTCAACTAATGATACATAATGCGTCAACTTATGCAGGTGGTAACCACAATGACTTGGATAAAACATCTAACGCGCTAAAATCCACCGACAAGGCCATAGCTAAGGCGTATTCTGTAAAAACAGGGCGTCCAGTAGATGAGTTCCTTGCCTTGATGGATAAAGAGACGTGGATTAATGCTGACGATGCATTAGAACTTGGATTAGTTGATGAAGTAATGACTTTTGAAAAAGAGCCAGTCACTAATTCTGTTAATAATGTACTACCTCGCAAAATTATCAATCGTATCAAAGATTTGGTTGGTGAAAATCAAAAATTGAAAACTAACGCAACTGATAGTCAACCAAGTGAACACGACAAGCTCGTGCAAGCTAAGTTGGCTATTTTACGTAAATAA
- a CDS encoding phage major capsid protein → MTKEQLQAAFRDASTKASDLNAKLNNMVQDDSASVEDIKKAQDDLTDAKTRRDILNSQLKSFEDVEPEPKKPGKKTNILDNKAAELAAKKQGINDFIHSRGAKISDAVASQVTSSEVGVLIPEEIIYDPSAEVNSVVDLSTLVNKTPVTTPSGKYPILQRATDRFNSVKELAENPALAEPTFKEVDWSVDTYRGAIPLSEESIADTQVDLTALVGQSIGEKKVNTYNALIAPVLQAFTAKSTTSDTLADQVKHILNVDLDTAYARVIIASQSFYNAVDTLKDKNGRYLLQESTASLAQASGKTLLGVPVYVIGDELFGNAGDQKAFIGDTKRGVLFPNRQEITLAWEDSKIYGRYLGAAFRFGVKQADDKAGYFITNTATPASGSGE, encoded by the coding sequence ATGACTAAAGAACAACTACAAGCGGCATTCCGTGACGCTAGCACCAAGGCATCTGATTTGAATGCTAAATTGAACAACATGGTTCAAGATGATTCTGCTTCAGTAGAAGATATTAAGAAGGCTCAAGATGACTTGACGGACGCTAAGACACGCCGTGATATTTTGAACTCTCAACTCAAGAGCTTTGAAGACGTCGAACCAGAGCCTAAAAAGCCTGGTAAAAAGACTAATATTTTGGACAATAAGGCCGCTGAACTTGCTGCAAAAAAGCAAGGCATTAATGATTTCATTCATTCTCGCGGTGCAAAGATTTCAGATGCAGTTGCTTCACAAGTTACTTCGTCAGAAGTTGGTGTATTGATTCCAGAAGAAATTATTTATGATCCATCTGCTGAAGTTAACTCAGTTGTTGACTTATCAACTTTGGTTAACAAGACACCAGTTACTACTCCAAGTGGTAAGTATCCTATTTTGCAACGTGCAACCGATCGTTTCAATTCTGTTAAGGAATTAGCAGAAAACCCTGCTTTAGCTGAACCTACTTTCAAGGAAGTAGACTGGTCTGTCGATACTTATCGTGGTGCAATTCCTCTTTCAGAAGAATCAATTGCTGACACACAAGTCGATTTGACAGCATTGGTTGGTCAATCAATCGGTGAAAAGAAGGTTAACACTTATAACGCCTTAATTGCACCAGTTTTGCAAGCATTTACTGCTAAGTCAACTACGAGTGATACATTAGCTGACCAAGTAAAGCACATTTTGAATGTTGATTTAGATACAGCTTATGCACGTGTTATTATTGCTAGCCAATCATTCTACAATGCCGTTGACACATTGAAAGATAAGAACGGACGTTACTTACTTCAAGAATCAACTGCATCATTAGCACAAGCATCCGGAAAGACGTTGCTGGGAGTACCGGTTTATGTGATTGGTGATGAACTATTTGGTAACGCTGGTGACCAAAAAGCATTTATCGGTGACACAAAGCGTGGTGTTCTATTCCCTAACCGTCAAGAAATTACTTTGGCTTGGGAAGACAGCAAAATTTATGGCCGTTACCTAGGTGCTGCTTTCCGATTTGGAGTTAAGCAAGCTGATGACAAAGCCGGTTACTTTATTACTAACACGGCTACTCCTGCATCTGGCAGTGGCGAATAA
- a CDS encoding DUF722 domain-containing protein, whose amino-acid sequence MADRIDRYLSDYYSGVIDMQIKLRKIELQTPETVDENIGGGTAQNKENRVLDNQLIIEESDYALQSFIRDKWCMSNFLKILTEEERAMLSLRYDRRRKRSWSQVARMLSKSESQCHRDLQNIKQIYRKSVFAYQPVDNSE is encoded by the coding sequence GTGGCAGATAGAATAGACAGATACCTAAGCGACTATTATTCGGGTGTAATCGACATGCAGATTAAGCTACGTAAGATAGAATTGCAGACACCTGAAACGGTAGATGAAAATATAGGCGGTGGCACTGCTCAAAATAAAGAGAACCGAGTTCTGGATAATCAGTTGATTATTGAAGAAAGTGATTATGCGTTACAGTCCTTTATCCGTGACAAGTGGTGCATGTCTAACTTTTTGAAGATACTCACTGAAGAAGAAAGAGCCATGCTATCCTTGCGATATGATCGTAGACGCAAGCGTAGTTGGAGTCAGGTAGCTAGAATGCTTTCTAAATCAGAGAGCCAGTGCCACAGAGATTTGCAGAATATTAAGCAGATATATCGAAAGTCTGTATTTGCTTATCAGCCTGTGGATAACTCGGAGTAG
- a CDS encoding terminase large subunit, whose protein sequence is MQTFNLVGVTDIKGAVKSEKRRYKRYLDKYNDPATQYAFDVLFTDKYIAGRDAQLACFRHMQDLGRQRDNDFPYHYDTAYVTMIENFTRILPNPDNFKVTLKPYNWQSFILDSLLGWRTEENGTRFTTSNISVARRQGKTFIASMLVNFYYFMVAAEATSQDFLVASYDSEHATKLFNDVSIQAKKLLKMPEFSAWAKENDVDAQTQQVIGRISKNTIRKGTSEGGGFDSFHNVIAVYDEIGNLKPDKNETLRQITSGQNGIKNRMFVKISTAYPNAKVKFKKDQDLMRKIIEQDNLREADNTFQIIYAQDSENEVFEEHTWSKSNPNLNEMDKDKYKSEINSLIKDRDDADRSGELATFVNKSLNIWSRKFQNSYLSLENIQKNIIDDFDIYGRDVYIGFDGSQSNDNTSFGFIFPYREVKRDKYFCKQFSFIPFAQAKTIEAKEKQDGLNYRELEKQGLCEITRSPEGTIDKDQVYHWLEKFVADNDLKVKMIALDPNLSDWLLKRIENYHDEWPVSTVRPTSQVLSNPTKDLQAQFINGNAAILNDPLLIDGFTNAVLIEDRGGAVKIDRLNRTSDHIDTSDALVNAHTGAQFYFEDFKGDDYNPFNDLSRDEKKDYFKRMFG, encoded by the coding sequence GTGCAGACATTTAATTTAGTAGGTGTAACAGACATTAAAGGTGCTGTTAAATCAGAAAAGAGACGTTATAAACGTTATTTAGATAAATATAACGATCCAGCTACTCAATATGCCTTTGATGTTTTGTTCACTGATAAGTATATAGCTGGTCGAGATGCGCAACTAGCTTGCTTTAGACATATGCAAGACTTGGGTAGACAGCGTGACAACGATTTTCCATATCACTATGACACTGCATATGTGACTATGATTGAAAACTTTACAAGGATACTGCCTAACCCTGATAATTTTAAGGTCACTTTGAAGCCTTATAACTGGCAGTCGTTTATATTAGATAGCTTATTAGGTTGGCGTACGGAAGAGAATGGTACAAGGTTTACAACGTCTAATATAAGCGTTGCCCGTAGACAGGGTAAAACATTTATCGCATCCATGTTGGTCAACTTTTATTACTTTATGGTTGCTGCGGAAGCAACATCACAAGATTTTCTAGTTGCTAGCTATGACAGCGAGCATGCCACTAAGTTATTTAACGATGTTTCCATTCAGGCCAAGAAGTTATTAAAAATGCCAGAGTTTTCTGCTTGGGCTAAAGAAAATGATGTTGATGCACAAACACAACAAGTAATAGGTCGTATCAGCAAGAACACCATTCGTAAAGGAACATCAGAAGGTGGCGGTTTTGATTCCTTTCACAACGTTATCGCTGTTTATGATGAAATTGGTAATCTTAAACCTGATAAAAACGAAACATTGCGACAAATAACATCTGGTCAAAACGGTATAAAAAATCGTATGTTTGTCAAGATATCAACTGCTTATCCTAATGCAAAGGTTAAATTTAAAAAAGACCAAGATTTAATGCGTAAAATTATCGAACAGGACAATTTACGTGAAGCAGATAATACATTTCAAATTATTTACGCTCAAGATAGTGAAAATGAAGTATTTGAAGAACATACTTGGAGCAAATCAAACCCTAACTTAAACGAGATGGACAAGGACAAGTATAAGTCTGAAATCAATAGTTTAATTAAAGATAGAGATGATGCTGACAGAAGTGGCGAACTTGCCACGTTTGTAAATAAATCATTGAATATTTGGAGTCGTAAGTTCCAAAATAGTTATTTATCTCTTGAAAACATTCAGAAGAATATCATTGATGACTTTGATATTTATGGCCGTGATGTTTATATCGGATTTGATGGTAGTCAAAGTAACGATAATACCTCATTCGGTTTTATATTCCCTTATCGTGAAGTGAAAAGGGATAAATATTTTTGTAAACAATTCAGTTTTATTCCTTTTGCACAGGCCAAAACTATTGAAGCTAAGGAAAAACAAGATGGTTTAAATTATCGTGAACTTGAAAAGCAAGGGCTATGTGAAATAACCAGAAGTCCAGAGGGAACAATCGATAAAGACCAGGTTTATCATTGGTTAGAAAAGTTCGTTGCTGATAATGACTTGAAAGTAAAGATGATTGCACTAGACCCCAACTTATCTGATTGGCTGTTAAAACGTATCGAAAACTACCACGATGAATGGCCGGTATCTACCGTTCGACCAACTTCACAGGTGCTGTCTAATCCAACTAAAGATTTGCAAGCACAATTCATCAACGGTAACGCTGCTATTTTGAATGACCCACTTTTGATTGATGGATTTACAAATGCTGTGTTGATTGAAGACAGAGGTGGAGCTGTTAAGATTGACCGTTTGAATAGAACAAGCGATCATATCGATACATCTGATGCATTGGTCAACGCACATACTGGAGCACAGTTCTATTTTGAAGATTTTAAAGGGGATGATTATAATCCGTTTAATGATTTGAGCCGTGATGAGAAAAAAGATTACTTTAAGAGGATGTTTGGATGA
- a CDS encoding head-tail connector protein, which yields MADETNSPRAPSTSTGVTVGDMQDYLAIDGDDDVLKSLIGYAEEDARGSIDSTIDIEIYRKLPIFNQAVRTLVDFNYYNRGALSGQQIAYPKSYQYMLNKIRWKVVGTNG from the coding sequence ATGGCAGATGAAACAAATTCACCTCGTGCGCCTTCAACATCAACAGGTGTCACAGTTGGTGATATGCAAGACTATTTAGCTATTGATGGTGATGATGATGTTCTTAAGAGTTTGATTGGATATGCTGAAGAAGATGCTCGCGGTTCAATCGACAGTACTATCGATATTGAAATATATCGCAAATTACCAATATTCAATCAAGCAGTTAGAACATTAGTTGATTTCAATTACTATAATCGTGGTGCTTTATCTGGTCAACAAATTGCTTATCCTAAGTCTTATCAGTACATGCTGAACAAAATCAGATGGAAGGTGGTCGGAACTAATGGTTAG
- a CDS encoding phage terminase small subunit P27 family codes for MVNKRNSGRKRTTSTDESVRADQRERNLEFQEKQSELTELQDNPPRHLDGYGVTLWRKLVPELKRLGTIKQIDTVNLEAFCSLYGTYRMAESDVQKNGIFVSFEVDKTEIDEETGEEVVVGKETQYDRSKKNPAYSIMNDSIKTLKSLAVDLGLSFDARSGQLVSSDIGVKENKQDNLRLVKFGADI; via the coding sequence TTGGTAAATAAACGTAATTCGGGTCGCAAACGAACGACTAGCACTGATGAATCTGTCAGAGCAGACCAACGTGAGCGTAATTTAGAGTTTCAGGAAAAACAAAGTGAACTTACTGAACTGCAAGACAACCCTCCTCGTCATTTGGATGGTTATGGTGTAACGCTGTGGCGAAAGTTAGTTCCAGAATTAAAGCGACTTGGAACAATCAAGCAAATAGATACTGTCAATCTGGAAGCTTTTTGTTCTTTATATGGAACATATAGAATGGCTGAATCAGATGTTCAAAAGAATGGCATATTTGTTAGTTTTGAAGTTGATAAAACAGAAATCGACGAAGAAACAGGTGAAGAAGTAGTCGTAGGAAAAGAAACACAATATGATCGTTCAAAGAAGAATCCTGCATACTCAATAATGAATGACAGTATCAAGACTTTAAAATCATTAGCTGTTGACTTAGGATTATCGTTTGATGCAAGGTCTGGTCAACTGGTTTCAAGTGACATTGGTGTTAAGGAAAACAAGCAAGATAATTTAAGGTTGGTGAAGTTCGGTGCAGACATTTAA
- a CDS encoding phage portal protein, with the protein MGLMTSRNRQHKISDATYPSTHGYDPVISQIAGLPVGYISGANALKNSDIFSVINRIASDIASAKFKTENTYVSERLNQPSKLIGRFSFWQGVIIQLLLSGNAYVPLDLDYLEQIPPSSIISVDIDNANQGAVYTLAEYNNHPERKLTQDQILHFRLMPDATYQYLVGMSPLESLTKELTVSTASTDQSLNLIKNRITPTSVLQISNALLEQGDADAARDAFEKANNGSNNGRLMVLDSNSTFSQFEMKADVFKALNNNAEYSANQISKAFGVPVDMLGGGNSTESQHSNSTQIKNLYYENLISYVAPEIDEIALKMNAEDLTLDMQYVDDATRVSQINDMVKVGTLGQAQAEFMLKQYGVLPNNLPVYVPSTQGKGESE; encoded by the coding sequence ATGGGTTTAATGACTTCGAGAAATCGACAACATAAAATCAGTGACGCAACTTATCCCAGTACGCACGGATATGATCCAGTTATTTCACAAATAGCGGGTCTTCCTGTTGGATATATAAGTGGTGCAAACGCACTAAAAAACAGTGACATATTTAGTGTCATTAATCGAATAGCCAGTGATATTGCTAGTGCTAAATTTAAAACTGAAAACACGTACGTAAGCGAACGACTTAACCAACCTTCAAAGTTGATTGGTCGTTTTTCATTTTGGCAAGGCGTTATTATTCAGTTACTGCTGAGTGGTAATGCTTATGTGCCGTTGGATTTAGATTATTTAGAACAAATACCGCCATCTTCGATTATCAGCGTTGACATTGACAACGCGAACCAAGGCGCTGTTTATACATTAGCTGAATACAACAACCACCCTGAACGCAAATTAACACAAGACCAGATACTTCACTTTAGGTTAATGCCTGACGCAACCTACCAATATCTTGTGGGGATGTCACCGTTAGAAAGTTTGACTAAAGAGCTGACCGTTTCAACAGCAAGTACAGACCAAAGCTTGAACTTGATTAAAAATCGTATCACGCCAACTTCTGTTTTACAGATTAGTAACGCACTGCTGGAACAGGGTGATGCTGATGCAGCACGTGATGCATTTGAAAAAGCTAATAACGGCTCAAATAATGGCCGACTGATGGTTTTGGATTCCAATTCTACGTTCAGTCAATTTGAGATGAAAGCTGATGTATTCAAAGCGTTAAACAATAACGCAGAGTATTCTGCTAATCAGATTAGTAAGGCGTTTGGTGTACCTGTAGACATGTTAGGGGGTGGTAATAGTACAGAAAGTCAGCACAGCAACAGCACACAAATCAAGAACTTGTACTACGAGAACTTAATTAGTTATGTAGCCCCAGAAATTGATGAAATTGCTTTGAAAATGAATGCAGAAGATTTAACACTTGATATGCAATATGTTGACGACGCTACCCGTGTTAGCCAAATCAACGACATGGTTAAAGTTGGCACTTTGGGTCAAGCGCAGGCTGAATTCATGCTGAAGCAATATGGTGTGTTGCCTAATAATTTACCTGTCTATGTTCCATCGACGCAGGGGAAAGGAGAAAGTGAATGA
- a CDS encoding putative HNHc nuclease translates to MTELFGQVNKLDPNKGLVTLRMSDDDLHTLQKYHATNQQQVLSVIASDDNEPTPKQRRFAFALLNDIWLSQVGGAWLETVESTRRHFYGTYEYYHGLDFGEFSLSAVKGNKSDTNEFINMLLDYAVLHNISLSVKPLNELEPQEIAHWEYQCLMNKCCVICGKRPSDLHHLDTIGQGVDRRKTNHLKHRAVQLCRIHHQEAHSLGIETFLQKHHLTGIKIDERIAEVHRLNTGD, encoded by the coding sequence GTGACTGAATTATTTGGACAAGTGAATAAGCTAGATCCAAACAAAGGGTTAGTCACATTGCGAATGAGCGATGATGATTTGCACACATTGCAGAAGTATCACGCAACTAATCAGCAACAAGTTCTGTCAGTGATAGCTAGTGATGATAATGAGCCAACACCAAAACAGCGCAGATTTGCGTTTGCACTGCTTAATGACATTTGGTTGTCACAAGTAGGCGGAGCGTGGTTAGAAACCGTAGAAAGCACAAGAAGACACTTTTACGGCACGTACGAGTATTACCACGGATTAGACTTTGGTGAATTTAGCCTGAGCGCAGTCAAGGGCAACAAGTCAGATACAAACGAGTTCATCAACATGTTATTAGATTATGCAGTTTTGCATAACATCAGCTTGAGTGTGAAGCCGTTGAATGAATTAGAGCCACAGGAAATAGCGCACTGGGAATATCAGTGTCTGATGAACAAGTGTTGCGTGATATGTGGCAAGAGACCAAGTGACTTGCACCATTTAGACACGATTGGTCAAGGGGTAGACAGGCGCAAGACTAACCATTTGAAGCACAGAGCCGTGCAATTATGCCGTATCCATCATCAGGAGGCGCACTCTTTAGGAATTGAGACATTCTTACAGAAACACCACCTAACAGGTATCAAGATAGATGAGCGCATAGCAGAGGTTCATAGATTAAATACAGGAGATTAA
- a CDS encoding phage head closure protein, translating into MVSGKLKPSNFIGKVEFGTVKSVLNKNTGQKAPSFVSSTSQMRYAPRSRSITQSDSIFGTSIQETKIISVRHNESLTENLKVRFVKTGKVHDIKYISSDESNTPVSFDYITITKEPLGAFDGT; encoded by the coding sequence ATGGTTAGCGGAAAATTAAAACCAAGTAATTTTATTGGAAAAGTTGAGTTTGGAACTGTTAAATCTGTTTTAAACAAAAACACAGGACAAAAAGCACCTAGCTTCGTGTCCTCTACTAGCCAAATGCGATATGCGCCACGTAGTCGCTCGATTACGCAATCTGATTCTATTTTTGGGACAAGTATACAAGAAACTAAAATAATTTCTGTACGGCACAATGAGAGCCTTACAGAGAACTTGAAAGTTCGCTTTGTAAAAACTGGTAAGGTTCACGACATCAAATATATTTCATCTGATGAAAGTAATACACCGGTTTCGTTTGACTACATCACCATTACTAAAGAACCACTGGGGGCATTTGATGGAACTTGA